A segment of the Vespula pensylvanica isolate Volc-1 chromosome 9, ASM1446617v1, whole genome shotgun sequence genome:
AAGATGATTAAATTttgttcgaataaaataattcattttacttACATGTCCTGAACAGAGTATACCATTATTAGTTCCTGGTGCTATGCAAGAATCATTTGAAGATCTACAACTACAAGATGGTCCAGACCAACCAGCATTACAAACACATTGTCCACATTCACAAGTTCCATGATTTGAACAAAGAAATCCTTGATCACGATCGCACGAGAAATTGTCACACTCGCAAAAACGACCTGATATTAtctagaagtaaaaaaaaaatagaaaattgtattaaatatttaaatagtttttTAAGGTATATTTATTCCTATAATGTTGGTTgctgtatctttttttacttacttcttcaggattctctctttcttcacaCTCACATTGGCCACATGCACAAGTACCTCTTCCTGAACAGTCTACTAGAGATGTATTATCTGGTCTACAAGATTGAAAATGCTTATCAAATCCACTCATTTCTTGATGCGGACTACACTCACAACGTTTTCCAAAGAATCCATCATAACAATCACAGACACCACAATTCAATGTACCAACACCATTACATTCAGGAGATTTTGGCTCATACATAGGACCATCTCGTTCACATTCACAATCACATAACATTTCTAAATTAACTGTTAATGTTTCATTAATACCAACCTATAAATGTTCATAATATTGTACttatgcatattatatatatgtacatttaactacaacttatttattattaaactttgTTTATTACTTACTggataaatatcaaatttctgTTTCCATTCAGACCGGTTAGTGGGACAACTAGTGACTTCAATTTCAGCAATAAATTCTACCTTTGTACCAACTTTCAATCCATCACACTTTGAAGTTTCAATAGTTGGTCCTGAGCCTAAAcaacttgaaaaatattttactttcacaGCACTACTGGCAGTATCTTTCATTTCTACTGAACTAGAAATAGCATTGTATTGTTCTCGAATCAATTCCACAACATTACTTGAATCATCTGACAGTTTTCCTGCAAATGATCCCTCTACatgttttgttaattttttgtatacattGATTTGTTCTTCAGTAACTGCCCATATAATGTTAATAGCATTTTgtttaacttttaaattaatttgcgATATGCTTGGATAATCTTGAAGCGAAGAATGAGTATAAAGACCATTATAATCTAGATGACACATTCCATCATTTGGTTTCACAATACCACCTAATTTGCCATCACCAGCATAATGAAATCCAGCATCTGTTGAAAATACCAACAATCTACGAGCTTTTTCTCGCCAACCAATCTGATTTCTACAAACAATAGCTTGCATAATTGCATCGAATCCTCCTTCAGGAGCATCTAAATTACCCGAAACAGAGGCATTTCTAACTAAACCCTGTAAGTGAAAAACATAATTCATTGTGTATTACAAGCTTTAGCTTGGAGTtgaaaattctaaataaatcttttttcttacagcAAAATGTCTCGTATCTTGTGAAAGTCTCATGATGTTTTTGTATCCATATGGTGCTGCACATCCATCGCATGGCTCTACAAGActaaaattcaaagaaaaagcaaatatatataatacttacttTTAACCACTACCACAGCTTATGCAAcattctatttatatctaaaGAAACTCACAATTTTGGCATTGTGTTTACATAGGGCATTACTACTTTATCAACGAAACTACCAAAACCCAAACGGAAATTGCTTGTGATTTTACTCATACTTTCTACGAGTAACTGACCTAAGTCAGATaactttttcttatcatcTTCCATAGATTTACTTAAATCCATGAGATAATATAGATCAACTGGATAATCTTCGGCTTGAGAGTATGCAAACGACATCCTATAAGCTTCATCTGAAATTATTAACACTTGATAcattgtatattaaataataaaatagaatcaaAAATGGTAATTATATCTTACTAATTCTAAGTTTTAAATTCACTTCTTGGGGCCACATTTGCACAGCATCTTGtcttttactactactactaccactactcgAGCTTTCCTGATGGAAATGTGTAGAACTTGTGCTGGAATAATTTGTAGAAGAAATATGTTCAAAAGAACCATGACTTTCCATGCCAGCATTACTACCGACTGAATAACCTCCTTTGGTTAAATTGCGGTGTCTCACCATACTAAAAACATTGTCTGGATTCCATGTATATTTCTCTGGACATGTTACAAGTATTTTAGTGTTTATGTTAGGAAGGAAACACCTCTTTTCAGAAAATCTCTGAAAAAGTATATTGCATTACaatctattaaaattgatttaaatatctatatgtgtattaCTTACAGGAGCTGCACACCAAGCACAATGTGGAGTTTGTATACATTCATGACACGTTTGTTTACTGATACAAGGGTTCATTCCTGTTAGTCTTTCTGAAGGTGTATAATTTGCTGTGACTATTAAAGTCAATATTGCTGTTACTATTGCTATGATCCATCTTAAATTTCCAAACATTCCTATAAGTGATAtaagttatttaaaaagacCAATAAGATAAttgataagattaaaaattctaagaGTTAAGAACtttgacaaaaattattaacattaatatacataataatacatactttatgttatataaaggaagaaaataaaatataaaataaaaaaacacggGAAAATActaaaaacaatttaatttgacacactttttattgaaaaacgtTTAAACTTAGCCATGATaccaattttaatttaaacaaactGACTTATTACTTCTGAGAAGCATAAGTTCTATTATTAACCCATTGAGTCAGTGTCTCCTATGTGACTCAGTATAAGTTCTCTGTAATTGGTTTGGtcaaaatatgataaaatattttataagatatatgatattaaaaaaataagaaatatataataaataaataaataaatatatatatgataattaaaatttttttacatataataagatgtcataaaaaagaaataatttctcttataagtaatagaaaattgaattttcataaatataaattttaaaaaatggatttttaaatagaataaattatttaaagtaaataagcatttttctaattattaagcattacgtaaaatttaagagtaattttattataaataataaatatgtaagaaacaaaaagaaaattacttttaccagcacaaaagagaaataaaagaagggaGATATACCGTATATTCTTATACGTCGAATTCGATAACATTGATTTATAATCTTTCTACTTGTAGTTATAATTTCCTGTGTAAATATAAGACGTGTCTGTGGcttgaaaattttgttattcactttttattcttatatcgaGATATCGTCGGTTTGTAATAGTTATGGTTTAAGGTAATATCGTTTAAAGAACTATAACAAGTTGTCAAAACTaccatttatataaaagaaaacaaaatttagtATTCAGTGCTTACTTAATAGATGTTGTTTTCAATCTAGTTCTAAAACATCACAAAAATACTTTCTTGCAATTTAGATTACCATAAATGGTAACCTATGAAAAGACACAGATACACTACGTACTACTCCCAACCCACATCGAACTAATGTAAGCACAAGTACAACCAATACAGTTGCTCGCGAACAGTCGACTCCACTCGATTCTTACTTACACCTCACTATTACTCACCTCATTTCTATATAACTTTGGATACTGCTGATTTTCCACGCGCATGCGCATTACGTTTTATAGATTATGTATCAAATCTTTACCATGAAGTAATGGCAAAAAAAGATCTTAAGTTAAAATTCACATTGtaaaaatacgtataaatttttcgagaaaattatattatctgtatacttaattctatttttttaattttaatatagtaatttattaaatataaaattatttaatacaattaataattatttttcatttaaaattagtTTCAATTAAAACATTACGAATATCTTTATGAATGTATTACTATTAATGaatgttaaatattcatttattacgtGTTATAAGTTTCCTCTTAAAACtaatgtatgtaaatacacaaaaattatgtataaata
Coding sequences within it:
- the LOC122631659 gene encoding integrin beta-PS, with translation MFGNLRWIIAIVTAILTLIVTANYTPSERLTGMNPCISKQTCHECIQTPHCAWCAAPRFSEKRCFLPNINTKILVTCPEKYTWNPDNVFSMVRHRNLTKGGYSVGSNAGMESHGSFEHISSTNYSSTSSTHFHQESSSSGSSSSKRQDAVQMWPQEVNLKLRINEAYRMSFAYSQAEDYPVDLYYLMDLSKSMEDDKKKLSDLGQLLVESMSKITSNFRLGFGSFVDKVVMPYVNTMPKFLVEPCDGCAAPYGYKNIMRLSQDTRHFAGLVRNASVSGNLDAPEGGFDAIMQAIVCRNQIGWREKARRLLVFSTDAGFHYAGDGKLGGIVKPNDGMCHLDYNGLYTHSSLQDYPSISQINLKVKQNAINIIWAVTEEQINVYKKLTKHVEGSFAGKLSDDSSNVVELIREQYNAISSSVEMKDTASSAVKVKYFSSCLGSGPTIETSKCDGLKVGTKVEFIAEIEVTSCPTNRSEWKQKFDIYPVGINETLTVNLEMLCDCECERDGPMYEPKSPECNGVGTLNCGVCDCYDGFFGKRCECSPHQEMSGFDKHFQSCRPDNTSLVDCSGRGTCACGQCECEERENPEEIISGRFCECDNFSCDRDQGFLCSNHGTCECGQCVCNAGWSGPSCSCRSSNDSCIAPGTNNGILCSGHGDCICGECICHEEGNTRYSGKYCNKCPTCPSRCEELKSCVQCQMYKTGNYSNSEECVKNCREFVPEAVENVIGDVDNDEVMCYGTDEDDCKYNFVYYYNETNCLKVRAQAERECPPRVNMLGIVLGVIAAIVLIGLALLLLWKLLTTIHDRREFARFEKERMLAKWDTGENPIYKQATSTFKNPTYAGK